A single Alosa sapidissima isolate fAloSap1 chromosome 17, fAloSap1.pri, whole genome shotgun sequence DNA region contains:
- the pex2 gene encoding peroxisome biogenesis factor 2 isoform X1: protein MISATPRDRLCLMMSSEMKQFAIGTLLFKEWPTVRESGNVECFSTDAGGEAPGTGEPSEPATRVLRISQLDAFELDGALEQLVWSQFSQCFQHFKPGLLTPFEPELKALLQLLLWRFTVYSQSATAGQTLLSIRYRDAASGARRYRPMSRRQKLGLALCTVGERWLRERSHSLFLRLPADSYARAGRRALELLTGLARAASLLNFLQFLRRGSYPTLAERALGLRAEFSKPQAAPRDVSFHYVNRELLWHGFAEFLIFLLPLVNMWKLKAAVLALFSPPNASSSSAADDSDASESANCKECGLCGEWPTMPHSIGCGHVFCYYCIKGHTIADIYFTCPRCGAEVSVVEPVRLPVELMDMRQD from the exons ATGATTAGCGCTACACCGCGTGATAGGCTATGTCTGATGATGAGTTCGGAAATGAAGCAATTTGCGATTGGTACTTTGCTCTTCAAGGAGTGGCCAACCGTGAGAGAATCCGGAAATGTCGAGTGCTTTTCAA CGGACGCTGGAGGTGAGGCGCCCGGCACCGGGGAGCCTTCCGAGCCGGCAACGCGGGTTTTGAGAATAAGTCAGCTGGATGCTTTTGAACTGGATGGTGCCTTGGAACAGCTCGTTTGGTCACAGTTCAGCCAGTGTTTCCAGCACTTCAAGCCAGGCCTTTTAACCCCTTTTGAGCCCGAGCTCAAAGCTCTGCTCCAGCTGCTGCTGTGGCGCTTCACCGTCTACTCCCAGAGCGCCACGGCGGGCCAGACGCTGCTCAGCATCCGCTACCGTGACGCCGCCTCCGGAGCGCGCCGCTACCGGCCCATGAGCCGGCGGCAGAAGCTGGGCCTGGCGCTGTGCACGGTGGGGGAGCGCTGGCTGCGAGAGCGCTCGCACTCGCTCTTCCTGCGGCTCCCCGCCGACTCGTACGCGCGCGCAGGCCGCCGCGCACTGGAGCTCCTCACCGGGCTGGCCAGGGCCGCCAGCCTGCTGAACTTCTTGCAGTTCCTGCGGCGTGGCAGCTACCCCACGCTGGCGGAGAGGGCGCTGGGGTTGCGGGCCGAGTTCAGCAAGCCCCAGGCGGCGCCGCGCGACGTCTCCTTCCACTACGTCAACCGCGAGCTGCTGTGGCACGGCTTCGCCGAGTTCCTCATCTTCCTGCTGCCGCTGGTGAACATGTGGAAGCTCAAAGCCGCTGTGCTCGCCCTTTTCTCGCCTCCcaacgcctcctcctcctccgccgccgACGACAGCGATGCCTCCGAGTCGGCCAACTGCAAAGAGTGCGGCCTGTGTGGGGAGTGGCCCACAATGCCTCACTCCATCGGCTGTGGCCATGTATTCTGCTACTACTGCATCAAGGGACACACCATCGCGGACATATACTTTACCTGCCCCAGGTGTGGGGCAGAGGTCAGTGTTGTGGAGCCGGTAAGGCTTCCGGTGGAGCTGATGGATATGCGGCAGGATTAG
- the pex2 gene encoding peroxisome biogenesis factor 2 isoform X2 gives MADAGGEAPGTGEPSEPATRVLRISQLDAFELDGALEQLVWSQFSQCFQHFKPGLLTPFEPELKALLQLLLWRFTVYSQSATAGQTLLSIRYRDAASGARRYRPMSRRQKLGLALCTVGERWLRERSHSLFLRLPADSYARAGRRALELLTGLARAASLLNFLQFLRRGSYPTLAERALGLRAEFSKPQAAPRDVSFHYVNRELLWHGFAEFLIFLLPLVNMWKLKAAVLALFSPPNASSSSAADDSDASESANCKECGLCGEWPTMPHSIGCGHVFCYYCIKGHTIADIYFTCPRCGAEVSVVEPVRLPVELMDMRQD, from the exons ATGG CGGACGCTGGAGGTGAGGCGCCCGGCACCGGGGAGCCTTCCGAGCCGGCAACGCGGGTTTTGAGAATAAGTCAGCTGGATGCTTTTGAACTGGATGGTGCCTTGGAACAGCTCGTTTGGTCACAGTTCAGCCAGTGTTTCCAGCACTTCAAGCCAGGCCTTTTAACCCCTTTTGAGCCCGAGCTCAAAGCTCTGCTCCAGCTGCTGCTGTGGCGCTTCACCGTCTACTCCCAGAGCGCCACGGCGGGCCAGACGCTGCTCAGCATCCGCTACCGTGACGCCGCCTCCGGAGCGCGCCGCTACCGGCCCATGAGCCGGCGGCAGAAGCTGGGCCTGGCGCTGTGCACGGTGGGGGAGCGCTGGCTGCGAGAGCGCTCGCACTCGCTCTTCCTGCGGCTCCCCGCCGACTCGTACGCGCGCGCAGGCCGCCGCGCACTGGAGCTCCTCACCGGGCTGGCCAGGGCCGCCAGCCTGCTGAACTTCTTGCAGTTCCTGCGGCGTGGCAGCTACCCCACGCTGGCGGAGAGGGCGCTGGGGTTGCGGGCCGAGTTCAGCAAGCCCCAGGCGGCGCCGCGCGACGTCTCCTTCCACTACGTCAACCGCGAGCTGCTGTGGCACGGCTTCGCCGAGTTCCTCATCTTCCTGCTGCCGCTGGTGAACATGTGGAAGCTCAAAGCCGCTGTGCTCGCCCTTTTCTCGCCTCCcaacgcctcctcctcctccgccgccgACGACAGCGATGCCTCCGAGTCGGCCAACTGCAAAGAGTGCGGCCTGTGTGGGGAGTGGCCCACAATGCCTCACTCCATCGGCTGTGGCCATGTATTCTGCTACTACTGCATCAAGGGACACACCATCGCGGACATATACTTTACCTGCCCCAGGTGTGGGGCAGAGGTCAGTGTTGTGGAGCCGGTAAGGCTTCCGGTGGAGCTGATGGATATGCGGCAGGATTAG